One region of Skermanella mucosa genomic DNA includes:
- a CDS encoding porin: MKKILLGTTAIAAAALYAQAAQAQITVSLGGYTEFFGAYYDDDVGNRTSREFQLETEITVRADGKADNGLLYGAKVELQNSSGANAGIVTDEASVYLGGTWGRIELGDFDGAADTLAIYAPLIGIEQLDGDAYDFLDVTSGGTRFGAQPFFGTIKAPDSGDSTKVMYLTPRFAGVQAGVSYATQNGNEGQSVVGLKSQTSYRDFFEFGANYTGTFAGFSVALGATGSTASGEDALGATELEDFFAWQAGAQLGYAGFKFGGGYVDGDDFGAAAGTVAGDASAWHVGASYTAGPFAVGLSYADAEGAKGGFTTYTPDYKTYGGGFAYTLAPGFIVQADLMFVDEDVVNLTSGATASNEGYVAVLSTRLNF, from the coding sequence ATGAAAAAGATCCTTTTGGGGACCACCGCGATCGCCGCCGCCGCTCTGTATGCGCAGGCTGCACAGGCGCAGATCACCGTTTCCCTGGGCGGTTACACCGAGTTCTTCGGCGCCTACTACGATGACGATGTGGGCAACCGCACGAGCCGTGAGTTCCAGCTCGAGACCGAAATCACCGTCCGTGCCGACGGCAAGGCCGACAATGGCCTGCTCTACGGCGCCAAGGTCGAGCTGCAGAACTCCTCGGGTGCCAACGCCGGCATCGTGACGGACGAAGCCTCCGTCTACCTCGGCGGCACCTGGGGCCGTATCGAGCTCGGTGACTTCGACGGCGCCGCCGACACCCTCGCCATCTACGCCCCGCTGATCGGCATCGAGCAGCTCGACGGCGACGCCTACGACTTCCTGGACGTCACCTCCGGCGGCACCCGCTTCGGCGCCCAGCCCTTCTTCGGCACCATCAAGGCTCCGGACTCGGGCGACTCCACCAAGGTCATGTACCTGACCCCGCGCTTCGCCGGCGTGCAGGCCGGTGTCAGCTACGCCACCCAGAACGGCAACGAGGGCCAGTCGGTCGTCGGCCTGAAGTCGCAGACGTCCTACCGGGACTTCTTCGAGTTCGGCGCCAACTACACCGGCACCTTCGCCGGCTTCTCGGTCGCCCTGGGCGCCACCGGTTCGACCGCCAGCGGCGAAGATGCCCTGGGCGCCACCGAGCTGGAAGACTTCTTCGCTTGGCAGGCCGGTGCCCAGCTCGGCTACGCCGGCTTCAAGTTCGGCGGCGGCTACGTCGACGGCGATGACTTCGGTGCCGCCGCAGGTACCGTTGCTGGCGATGCGAGTGCCTGGCACGTCGGTGCGAGCTACACCGCCGGTCCGTTCGCCGTCGGCCTCAGCTATGCCGATGCCGAGGGCGCGAAGGGTGGCTTCACCACCTACACCCCGGACTACAAGACCTACGGTGGTGGCTTCGCTTACACCCTGGCTCCGGGCTTCATCGTCCAGGCCGACCTGATGTTCGTGGACGAGGACGTCGTCAACCTGACGTCCGGCGCCACGGCCAGCAACGAAGGCTACGTCGCCGTGCTGAGCACCCGTCTGAACTTCTAA
- a CDS encoding SDR family NAD(P)-dependent oxidoreductase, translating to MAAPIIIFGANGGIGEALARRLAAGGAELFLTGRSADKVGALADELKARHAQCDVLDPDQIAATVGEADQGEGIAGIAYCVGSIDIKPLKATKHDDFIQTYKLNVLGAVDAVRAAEKGLKSAKGSVVLFSTVAVQQGFANHTLIATAKGAVEGLGRSLAAELAPHVRVNVVAPSLTRTPLAHGLTSNEQMTQSIAGLHALGRIGEADDIAAMAAFLLGKDSGWITGQVFGVDGGRSSLRTKG from the coding sequence ATGGCAGCACCCATCATCATCTTCGGCGCCAACGGCGGCATCGGCGAGGCCCTGGCGCGGCGGCTCGCTGCGGGCGGCGCGGAACTCTTCCTGACCGGTCGCTCCGCCGACAAGGTCGGCGCGCTGGCGGACGAGCTGAAGGCCCGGCATGCCCAGTGCGACGTGCTCGATCCCGACCAGATCGCGGCCACGGTGGGGGAGGCCGACCAGGGGGAGGGCATCGCCGGGATCGCCTATTGCGTGGGGTCGATCGACATCAAGCCGCTCAAGGCGACGAAACATGACGATTTCATCCAGACCTACAAGCTGAACGTGCTGGGCGCGGTGGACGCGGTCCGCGCCGCCGAGAAGGGGCTCAAGTCGGCCAAGGGATCGGTCGTGCTGTTCTCCACCGTCGCGGTCCAGCAGGGCTTCGCCAATCATACGCTGATCGCGACCGCCAAGGGCGCCGTCGAAGGGCTGGGCCGCTCCCTGGCGGCGGAACTGGCGCCCCATGTCAGGGTCAACGTGGTGGCGCCGAGCCTGACGCGCACCCCGCTCGCCCACGGCCTGACCTCGAACGAGCAGATGACCCAGAGCATCGCCGGGCTGCACGCGCTGGGCCGCATCGGCGAGGCTGACGACATCGCGGCCATGGCGGCCTTCCTGCTCGGCAAGGACAGCGGCTGGATCACCGGGCAGGTGTTCGGCGTGGACGGCGGGCGGAGCAGCCTGCGCACCAAGGGCTGA
- a CDS encoding SGNH/GDSL hydrolase family protein translates to MLWWFARSPSAPKGLAMLAGIGVSAGIMAGAGPAGAAPVTSVYTFGDSLSDTGNISAATLGLLPISPPYAPGRFSNGPVWTDIVAGAYGTESRPSLLGGNNYAVGGATTGGTTSVGGLPVPGVTLQTLSFLSRLPPTGADPDALYIVYGGGNDVRNELGSTLPAETLAAAATANVGQSVTNLALAGARYIMVPNLSDLAMTPESIAGGPAIQERATTLSAAFNAALTSVLAGIEATLPVDLIPLDVRSLFNDVAANPAGYGLTDVTTPCFSGAIDRPGTVCANPDQYLFWDSLHPTAAAHRILGNYALAALSDWGVGGSDGDPTEVPEPATLVLLAGGLLGLGLLRRRRS, encoded by the coding sequence ATGCTTTGGTGGTTCGCTCGTTCGCCCTCGGCACCGAAGGGCTTGGCGATGCTGGCGGGAATCGGCGTCTCGGCCGGCATCATGGCTGGCGCCGGTCCGGCCGGGGCGGCCCCCGTCACCTCGGTCTACACGTTCGGCGACAGCCTGAGCGACACCGGGAACATCTCGGCCGCGACCCTCGGCCTGCTGCCGATATCGCCGCCCTATGCGCCGGGGCGGTTCTCGAACGGACCGGTCTGGACCGACATCGTCGCCGGAGCTTACGGCACCGAATCGAGGCCGTCGCTCCTCGGCGGAAACAACTACGCCGTCGGCGGCGCCACGACCGGCGGGACCACGTCGGTCGGCGGACTGCCGGTACCCGGCGTCACTTTGCAGACGCTGAGCTTCCTGTCGCGGCTGCCGCCGACCGGCGCCGATCCCGACGCCCTCTACATCGTCTATGGCGGCGGCAACGACGTCCGTAACGAATTGGGCAGCACCCTGCCGGCCGAGACGCTGGCGGCGGCGGCCACCGCCAATGTCGGCCAATCGGTGACCAATCTCGCCCTGGCCGGCGCCCGCTACATCATGGTGCCCAATCTCAGCGACCTCGCCATGACGCCGGAGTCGATCGCGGGCGGACCCGCGATCCAGGAGCGGGCCACCACCTTGTCGGCCGCGTTCAATGCCGCGCTGACTTCGGTCCTGGCCGGCATCGAGGCGACCCTTCCGGTCGATCTGATCCCGCTGGACGTCCGCAGCCTGTTCAACGACGTCGCCGCCAACCCCGCGGGATACGGGCTGACCGACGTGACGACGCCATGCTTCAGCGGAGCGATCGACCGGCCCGGGACCGTCTGCGCGAATCCCGACCAGTACCTGTTCTGGGACAGCCTGCACCCGACTGCCGCCGCCCACCGCATCCTCGGCAACTATGCGCTGGCGGCATTGTCCGACTGGGGCGTGGGCGGTTCCGACGGCGATCCGACCGAGGTTCCCGAACCCGCGACGCTCGTGCTGCTCGCCGGGGGCCTGCTCGGCCTGGGCCTGCTGCGCCGCCGCCGATCCTGA
- a CDS encoding potassium/proton antiporter → MELINLIILVAAALLLVSIFTSLISFRIGAPLLLIFLGVGLAAGEDGIGGIDFDNTPAAFLIGSVALAIILFESGFDTRFSSYKAAAWPALTLATAGVVATTGLVGAAAHFALDLPWLEALLVGAIVSSTDAAAVFFLLRVGGITLRDRVRSTLEIESGTNDPMSIFLTIALVEMIAAGGTESPWHLVLMFVSQIGGGVLFGLAGGWLLIMTINRIRLEQGLYPVVSLSLALFIFAVAGTLGGSGFLAVYVAGLIAGNAKLRGAQSLRRFHNGLTWLSQIVMFVMLGLLATPSQFPGLLVPAALLALVLILVARPLAVWLCLAPFRFTANETTFIAWVGLRGAVSILLAIVPTLFGLPDGQLYFNIAFLIVLMSLLVQGWTIRPLAHWLKLIVPPRIGPVDRVELELPGQADYELVAYTIREHSPVVTGHRLPRWARPSLIIRDGQVQTIHSVRHLQAGDLVYLFTAPSRVALLDRLFGETRELAEDDRQFFGDLSLKADITVGSLAELYGLPLSVRNARLTLSDLFRQEFRDAVEVGDRLRMGSVELIARDMDEGKLLTVGLALEPATPPAGLRVPVIPRPEDLLHALDAARSRFYFRLWQRRQHRKARRAERRARRELKRGGGDRK, encoded by the coding sequence ATGGAATTGATCAATCTGATTATTCTCGTCGCCGCCGCACTTCTGCTGGTCAGCATCTTCACGAGCCTGATTTCCTTCCGCATCGGCGCCCCGCTGCTCCTGATCTTCCTCGGCGTCGGCCTCGCCGCCGGGGAGGACGGGATCGGCGGCATCGATTTCGACAACACGCCGGCGGCTTTCCTCATCGGCAGCGTCGCGCTGGCGATAATTCTGTTCGAGAGCGGGTTCGACACGCGCTTTTCGAGCTACAAGGCGGCTGCCTGGCCGGCGCTGACCCTGGCGACGGCGGGGGTCGTCGCGACCACGGGCCTCGTCGGGGCCGCGGCGCACTTCGCCCTTGACCTTCCCTGGCTGGAAGCATTGCTGGTCGGCGCGATCGTCAGCTCGACCGACGCGGCGGCGGTCTTCTTCCTGTTGCGGGTGGGCGGAATCACTCTGCGCGACCGCGTCCGGTCGACCCTGGAGATCGAATCGGGCACCAACGATCCCATGTCGATCTTCCTGACCATCGCCCTGGTCGAAATGATCGCGGCCGGCGGGACCGAATCACCCTGGCACCTGGTCCTGATGTTCGTCAGCCAGATCGGCGGCGGCGTCCTGTTCGGCCTGGCCGGCGGGTGGCTGCTGATCATGACGATCAACCGCATACGCCTGGAGCAGGGCCTCTACCCCGTCGTCTCCCTGTCGCTCGCGCTGTTCATCTTCGCGGTCGCCGGGACGCTCGGGGGAAGCGGCTTCCTGGCGGTCTATGTCGCCGGGCTGATCGCCGGCAATGCCAAGCTGCGCGGCGCGCAGAGCCTGCGCCGTTTCCACAACGGGCTGACCTGGCTGAGCCAGATCGTGATGTTCGTCATGCTGGGCCTGCTGGCGACGCCGTCCCAGTTTCCCGGGCTGCTGGTTCCCGCCGCGCTGCTCGCCCTGGTGCTGATCCTGGTCGCCCGGCCGCTGGCGGTCTGGCTCTGCCTGGCGCCGTTCCGCTTCACGGCCAACGAGACCACCTTCATCGCCTGGGTCGGGCTGCGCGGCGCGGTGTCCATCCTGCTCGCCATCGTCCCGACCCTGTTCGGGCTGCCCGACGGCCAGCTCTATTTCAACATCGCCTTCCTGATCGTCCTGATGTCGCTGCTGGTCCAGGGCTGGACGATCAGGCCGCTGGCCCACTGGCTGAAGCTGATCGTGCCGCCGCGCATCGGTCCGGTCGACCGCGTCGAGCTGGAACTGCCGGGGCAGGCCGACTACGAACTGGTCGCCTACACGATCCGCGAGCACAGCCCGGTGGTGACCGGGCACCGCCTGCCCCGCTGGGCACGCCCCTCGCTGATCATCCGGGACGGCCAAGTCCAGACGATCCACAGCGTCCGCCACCTCCAGGCAGGCGACCTGGTCTATCTCTTCACCGCCCCGTCGCGCGTGGCGCTGCTCGACCGGCTGTTCGGCGAGACCCGCGAACTGGCGGAGGACGACCGTCAGTTCTTCGGCGACCTGAGCCTGAAGGCTGACATCACAGTGGGCTCCCTGGCCGAGCTTTACGGCCTGCCCCTCTCGGTCCGGAACGCCAGGCTCACCCTGTCCGACCTGTTCCGGCAGGAATTCCGCGACGCGGTCGAGGTCGGCGACCGGCTGCGCATGGGCTCGGTCGAACTGATCGCGCGGGACATGGACGAGGGCAAGCTGCTTACCGTCGGGCTCGCCCTCGAACCGGCCACTCCGCCGGCCGGCCTGCGCGTCCCCGTGATTCCCCGGCCGGAGGACCTGCTCCACGCCCTCGACGCCGCCCGCAGCCGTTTCTATTTCCGACTGTGGCAGCGCCGTCAGCACCGCAAGGCCCGCCGGGCCGAACGGCGCGCCCGGCGCGAGTTGAAGCGAGGCGGAGGCGACCGCAAATGA
- a CDS encoding PhoX family protein, which translates to MDSRDISQFSCKAEAFEASEDIGRNPSEGPTLGDIIAKRFGRRDMLRGSLAVAAITATFGPLALATAEKAKAAAGNGSKASFSFDEVSRGVDRTHHVAKGYKADILIRWGDPVLPGAPAFDPMKQTAAAQKMQFGYNNDYVGYIGLPYGSNNPDHGLLCINHEYTDEEVMFPGVGVEQQEAKFTAMTKDLAEIEMAAHGGTIIEVKKTDGKWAVVADSKYNRRITASDTVMRITGPAAGHDRMKTKADPTGTSVIGMINNCAGGITPWGTYVSAEENFNGNFGGKLADDHPEAENYKRLGVPGNWYNWGDYHDRFDVSKEPNEANRFGWMVEIDPLDPTSVPKKRTALGRFKHEGAESVVNKDSRVVFYMGDDERFDYVYKFVTEGKFNPNDRAANMDLLDKGTLYVAKYGEDGKGEWLPLVHGQGKLTAENGFKSQADVVIQARKAGDVLGATKMDRPEDVEPNKVTGKVYVMLTNNTRRKAEQVDVANPRADNAFGHIIEMTPTDGDHASTTFAWDILVKCGDPSVAAVGATFNPATSPDGWFGMPDNCAMDSQGRLWVTTDGNSYKATKTTDGVWAMETEGDLRGTSKLFFRVPIGAEMCGPVFTPDDKTLFLAVQHPATDNTKDWPEFGKASSFEDPATRWPDFKDGMPPRPSVVVVTKEDGGVIGV; encoded by the coding sequence ATGGACAGCCGCGACATTTCCCAGTTTTCGTGCAAGGCGGAAGCCTTCGAGGCGTCCGAGGACATCGGCCGCAATCCCTCCGAGGGGCCGACCCTCGGTGACATCATCGCCAAGCGCTTCGGTCGCCGCGACATGCTGCGCGGGTCGCTCGCCGTCGCCGCCATCACCGCCACCTTCGGCCCGCTGGCGCTCGCGACGGCCGAGAAGGCCAAGGCCGCCGCCGGCAACGGCAGCAAGGCCAGCTTCAGCTTCGACGAGGTGAGCCGCGGCGTCGACCGTACCCACCATGTCGCCAAGGGCTACAAGGCCGACATCCTGATCCGCTGGGGCGACCCCGTCCTGCCCGGCGCCCCGGCCTTCGACCCGATGAAGCAGACCGCGGCCGCGCAGAAGATGCAGTTCGGCTACAACAACGACTATGTCGGTTACATCGGCCTGCCCTACGGCTCGAACAATCCGGACCACGGCCTGCTCTGCATCAACCACGAATACACGGACGAGGAAGTCATGTTCCCCGGCGTGGGCGTGGAGCAGCAGGAGGCCAAGTTCACGGCCATGACCAAGGATCTGGCCGAGATCGAGATGGCGGCCCACGGCGGCACCATCATCGAGGTCAAGAAGACCGACGGCAAGTGGGCCGTAGTCGCCGACAGCAAGTACAACCGCCGCATCACCGCGTCCGACACGGTGATGCGGATCACCGGCCCGGCCGCCGGCCACGACCGGATGAAGACCAAGGCCGACCCGACCGGCACCAGCGTCATCGGCATGATCAACAACTGCGCCGGCGGGATCACGCCCTGGGGCACCTACGTGTCGGCGGAAGAGAACTTCAACGGCAACTTCGGCGGCAAGCTGGCCGACGACCATCCCGAGGCCGAGAACTACAAGCGCCTCGGCGTGCCGGGCAACTGGTACAACTGGGGCGACTATCACGACCGCTTCGACGTGTCGAAGGAGCCGAACGAGGCCAACCGCTTCGGCTGGATGGTGGAGATCGACCCGCTCGACCCGACCTCGGTGCCTAAGAAGCGCACGGCACTCGGCCGCTTCAAGCACGAGGGTGCGGAGAGCGTGGTCAACAAGGACAGCCGGGTCGTCTTCTACATGGGCGACGACGAGCGGTTCGACTATGTCTACAAGTTCGTGACCGAGGGCAAGTTCAACCCGAACGACCGCGCCGCGAACATGGACCTGCTCGACAAGGGCACCCTGTACGTCGCCAAGTACGGCGAGGACGGCAAGGGCGAGTGGCTGCCGCTGGTCCACGGCCAGGGCAAACTGACCGCCGAGAACGGCTTCAAGAGCCAGGCCGACGTGGTGATCCAGGCCCGCAAGGCCGGCGACGTGCTCGGCGCCACCAAGATGGACCGCCCGGAGGACGTCGAGCCGAACAAGGTCACCGGCAAGGTCTATGTCATGCTGACCAACAACACCCGGCGCAAGGCCGAGCAGGTCGACGTGGCCAACCCCCGCGCCGACAACGCCTTCGGCCACATCATCGAGATGACCCCGACCGACGGCGACCACGCCTCGACCACCTTCGCCTGGGACATCCTGGTGAAGTGCGGCGATCCCAGCGTCGCCGCGGTCGGCGCCACCTTCAACCCCGCGACCTCCCCCGACGGCTGGTTCGGCATGCCGGACAACTGCGCGATGGACAGCCAGGGCCGGTTGTGGGTCACCACCGACGGCAATAGCTACAAGGCCACCAAGACGACCGACGGCGTCTGGGCGATGGAGACCGAAGGCGACCTGCGCGGCACCAGCAAGCTGTTCTTCCGCGTGCCGATCGGCGCCGAGATGTGCGGCCCGGTGTTCACGCCGGACGACAAGACGCTGTTCCTGGCGGTGCAGCACCCGGCGACCGACAACACCAAGGACTGGCCGGAGTTCGGCAAGGCGTCCAGCTTCGAGGACCCGGCGACCCGCTGGCCGGACTTCAAGGACGGCATGCCGCCCCGCCCGTCGGTGGTGGTCGTCACCAAGGAGGATGGCGGCGTCATCGGCGTCTGA
- a CDS encoding DedA family protein, translating into MNSLGYAGIALLMFLENVFPPIPSEVVMPLAGFTAAEGPLSLVGVIVAGVLGSIAGALPWYYAGKKYGAKRMRHFAERYGRWITVSPEDIDRATEWFERHGGVAVLIGRLVPGVRTLISVPAGISGMPMLPFLLYSTIGTVAWTGALAVCGYILRGQWQSVEAYISPISTVIVAALVLLFGYRFYRQWNGRPKGEEASQPGE; encoded by the coding sequence ATGAACTCGCTGGGTTATGCCGGCATCGCGCTGCTGATGTTCCTGGAGAACGTCTTTCCGCCGATCCCGTCGGAGGTCGTGATGCCGCTCGCCGGTTTCACCGCGGCCGAGGGTCCCTTGTCGCTGGTCGGGGTCATCGTGGCCGGCGTCCTCGGCTCGATCGCCGGAGCGCTGCCCTGGTACTATGCCGGCAAGAAGTACGGCGCGAAGCGGATGCGCCATTTCGCCGAGCGCTACGGGCGCTGGATCACGGTATCGCCCGAGGATATCGACCGCGCCACCGAATGGTTCGAACGCCATGGAGGGGTGGCGGTCCTGATCGGGCGACTGGTCCCCGGCGTGCGGACCCTGATCTCCGTTCCCGCGGGCATCAGCGGCATGCCCATGCTTCCCTTCCTGCTCTACTCCACGATCGGGACCGTGGCCTGGACCGGGGCGCTCGCGGTCTGCGGCTATATCCTGCGCGGCCAGTGGCAATCGGTGGAAGCCTATATCAGCCCGATCAGCACCGTCATCGTCGCCGCCCTCGTCCTCCTGTTCGGCTATCGCTTCTACCGGCAATGGAACGGACGGCCTAAAGGCGAGGAAGCGAGCCAGCCCGGCGAATAG
- a CDS encoding DEAD/DEAH box helicase, which translates to MTSFSELGLSEPILRAISAENYSTPTPIQAQAVPHLIQGRDLLGVAQTGTGKTAAFALPILHRLSENRTRPMPQGARVLVLTPTRELAIQIGESFATYGRNLPLTRTVIFGGVGQNPQVQSMARGVDILVATPGRLLDLIGQGFIKLDRLEVFVLDEADRMLDMGFIHDVRRVIKVLPAKRHTLFFSATMPPEIAKLADKILTDPVRVEVTPVSSTAERIEQRVMFVEKADKRPLLGEVLKRPDIGRALVFTRTKHGANRVVEQLGQIAVRAEAIHGNKSQTARQRALENFRSGEIRVLVATDIAARGIDIDGITHVINYDLPNVPESYVHRIGRTARAGTSGIAISFCDSEERAYLKDIEKLIKVRIPVVEDHPWHSLGGVVQADPDARPPLQDRRPQRHGRPPQGRQDQGRQDQTRQAHGQGQGRPAQAQQGRPPQGNPSRRRSGR; encoded by the coding sequence GTGACGTCTTTCAGCGAACTCGGCTTGAGCGAGCCGATCCTGCGCGCCATCAGCGCCGAGAATTACAGCACTCCCACGCCGATCCAGGCTCAGGCCGTGCCGCACCTGATCCAGGGCCGCGACCTGCTGGGCGTCGCCCAGACCGGCACCGGCAAGACCGCGGCTTTCGCGCTTCCGATCCTCCACCGCCTGTCGGAAAACCGCACCCGTCCCATGCCGCAGGGCGCCCGCGTCCTGGTGCTGACCCCGACCCGCGAACTCGCCATCCAGATCGGCGAGAGCTTCGCGACCTACGGCCGCAACCTGCCGCTTACCCGCACCGTCATCTTCGGCGGCGTCGGCCAGAACCCGCAGGTCCAGAGCATGGCGCGGGGCGTCGACATCCTCGTCGCCACGCCGGGCCGGCTGCTCGACCTGATCGGGCAGGGCTTCATCAAGCTCGACCGGCTCGAAGTGTTCGTGCTGGACGAGGCCGACCGCATGCTCGACATGGGCTTCATCCATGATGTCCGGCGGGTGATCAAGGTCCTGCCCGCCAAGCGGCATACGCTGTTCTTCTCCGCCACCATGCCGCCGGAGATCGCGAAGCTGGCCGACAAGATCCTGACCGATCCGGTCCGGGTCGAGGTGACGCCGGTCTCCAGCACGGCGGAGCGGATCGAGCAGCGCGTCATGTTCGTCGAGAAGGCGGACAAGCGGCCCCTGCTGGGCGAAGTGCTCAAGCGGCCGGACATCGGGCGCGCCCTGGTGTTCACGCGGACCAAGCACGGCGCCAACCGGGTCGTCGAGCAGCTCGGCCAGATCGCGGTCCGGGCCGAGGCGATCCACGGCAACAAGTCGCAGACCGCCCGCCAGCGGGCGCTGGAGAATTTCCGATCCGGCGAGATCCGGGTGCTGGTCGCCACCGACATCGCCGCCCGCGGCATCGATATCGACGGCATCACCCACGTGATCAACTACGACCTGCCGAACGTTCCGGAAAGCTACGTCCACCGGATCGGCCGGACGGCGCGGGCGGGGACCAGCGGCATCGCCATCTCGTTCTGCGACAGCGAGGAGCGGGCCTACCTGAAGGACATCGAGAAGCTGATCAAGGTCCGCATCCCGGTCGTCGAGGATCATCCCTGGCATTCCCTCGGCGGCGTCGTGCAGGCCGATCCCGATGCCCGGCCTCCCCTCCAGGATCGTCGTCCGCAGCGTCATGGCCGCCCGCCCCAGGGTCGGCAGGATCAGGGCCGTCAGGACCAGACGCGCCAGGCCCATGGCCAGGGGCAGGGCCGTCCGGCGCAGGCCCAGCAGGGCCGGCCGCCCCAGGGCAACCCGTCCCGCCGCCGCTCCGGGCGCTGA
- a CDS encoding potassium/proton antiporter: MIDLMSLAILVGAGLVAISVLTSLISFRVGAPLLLVFLGVGLLAGEDGIGGINFDNAGLAYFVGSIALAIILFDSGFETRWQTVKAAAGPSLTLATVGVVLTTGLVGAVAHVAFGMPLLESLLIGAIVSSTDAAAVFFLLRVGGINIRERVRSVLEIESGSNDPMAIFLTITLVELIAGGGSAESLSWEVAGSFILQMGVGALGGLAGGWLIVQAVNRIDLEQGLYPIIVISLALCLFAGVSMLGGSGFLAVYVGGMFAGNSRLHGARSLRRFQSGMTWLCQITMFLMLGLLATPSEFLDVAPQAIALALFLTLVGRPLAIWLCLMPFGFTRRETAFIAWVGLRGAVSILLAILPLIAGFPDGQVFFNTAFIIVLVSLLVQGWTIKPMARRLGLIVPPRIGPVDRVELELPGGASHELVAYRTVAGSPVTLGERIPRWARPSLIVRNGQSMRPHKAGRVETGDLVLIFTSPDRLPLLDRLFASPTELKVKDREFYGDFTLAPDAAIGQLAATYGFTSPPQDADLTVCDVLRREFRGRVETGDRLAYGPVELIVRAAADDRIDEVGLALEPSRSGRTGLFRRSGRT, translated from the coding sequence ATGATCGACTTGATGAGTCTGGCTATTCTGGTTGGAGCCGGCCTCGTAGCGATCAGTGTCCTCACGAGCCTGATTTCCTTCCGGGTCGGAGCGCCGCTGCTTCTGGTGTTCCTCGGCGTCGGGTTGCTTGCCGGCGAGGACGGCATCGGCGGCATCAACTTCGACAATGCGGGGCTGGCCTATTTCGTCGGCTCCATAGCCCTTGCCATCATCCTGTTCGACAGCGGGTTCGAGACCCGGTGGCAGACCGTCAAGGCTGCGGCCGGGCCGTCCCTTACCCTCGCCACGGTCGGCGTCGTCCTCACCACGGGGTTGGTGGGGGCGGTCGCGCACGTCGCCTTCGGCATGCCATTGCTCGAAAGCCTGCTGATCGGCGCGATCGTCAGCTCGACCGATGCGGCGGCGGTCTTCTTCCTGCTCCGGGTCGGGGGCATCAATATCCGCGAACGGGTCCGGTCGGTCCTGGAGATCGAGTCCGGCAGCAACGATCCGATGGCGATTTTCCTGACCATCACGCTGGTCGAACTGATCGCCGGCGGCGGCTCGGCCGAAAGCCTGTCGTGGGAAGTGGCCGGTTCCTTCATCCTCCAGATGGGCGTGGGCGCCCTGGGCGGCCTCGCCGGCGGGTGGCTGATCGTCCAGGCGGTCAACCGGATAGACCTTGAGCAGGGGCTTTACCCGATCATCGTCATCAGCCTGGCCCTCTGCCTGTTCGCCGGCGTCTCGATGCTGGGAGGCAGCGGCTTCCTCGCCGTCTATGTCGGGGGCATGTTCGCCGGGAACAGCCGTCTCCACGGTGCCCGGTCCCTGCGCCGCTTCCAGAGCGGCATGACCTGGCTGTGCCAGATAACCATGTTCCTGATGCTGGGGTTGCTCGCCACGCCGTCCGAGTTCCTCGACGTGGCACCGCAGGCGATCGCCCTGGCCCTGTTCCTGACGCTGGTCGGCCGTCCCCTTGCGATCTGGCTGTGCCTGATGCCGTTCGGATTCACCCGGCGGGAGACCGCGTTCATCGCCTGGGTCGGGCTGCGCGGCGCCGTCTCGATCCTGCTGGCGATCCTGCCGCTGATCGCCGGCTTCCCGGACGGGCAGGTCTTCTTCAACACCGCCTTCATCATCGTCCTGGTCTCGCTCCTGGTCCAGGGCTGGACGATCAAGCCGATGGCGCGCCGGCTCGGCCTCATCGTGCCGCCGCGCATCGGGCCGGTGGACAGGGTGGAGCTGGAGCTGCCGGGCGGCGCCAGCCACGAGCTGGTGGCCTACCGGACCGTGGCGGGCAGCCCGGTGACGCTGGGCGAGCGGATCCCCCGCTGGGCGCGGCCCTCCCTGATCGTCCGCAACGGCCAGTCCATGCGCCCGCACAAGGCCGGGCGGGTCGAGACGGGCGACCTCGTGCTGATCTTCACCTCGCCCGACCGGCTTCCGCTGCTGGACCGGCTGTTCGCCAGCCCGACGGAGCTGAAGGTCAAGGATCGGGAGTTCTACGGCGACTTCACCTTGGCGCCCGACGCCGCCATCGGCCAGCTCGCGGCGACCTACGGGTTCACGTCCCCGCCGCAGGACGCCGACCTGACCGTGTGCGACGTCCTCAGGCGGGAGTTCAGGGGCAGGGTCGAGACGGGGGACCGCCTTGCCTACGGTCCCGTCGAACTGATCGTCCGCGCCGCCGCGGACGACAGGATCGACGAGGTCGGGCTGGCGCTGGAACCGTCGCGGTCGGGCAGGACCGGCCTGTTCCGCCGCTCCGGCCGGACCTGA